The following proteins are encoded in a genomic region of Paenibacillus sp. FSL R7-0273:
- a CDS encoding S-layer homology domain-containing protein, which produces MKRFRSLVAGLLVLLLMLPELSVFGAGGSPAEAAGVGGTGAGQIPTGTVLIRNKWKSNYLYETSEGVVSYGMTNPADTSAHWKVETSEGVSRIKNVKTGHYITLAGNAGKEDSLKAAASAGEGSASEQWLIDLSNRSGYMVIRSATVPEGRLVIHQENQLGYAQVSSDINVTFESPQWAFIDLGAAPAVRLESRMRPGQVMYEAEGKVLYGRAALGNEAAQWFLEPGEAAGTITIRNRATGHYIKQNTEHWSGVAAEAIDPADKGLSEWFQEAALGDDGAGYITLRNHGLTDGGKELWLNPQYGDDNNVRSNNWPGWAGNHSAQWMIVPVTELQPVRIAAYTDAQTAADYLYEASGGALAHGAVAPEAANENSYLWYVEDYDGHKRLRNASSGHYLSYTGDTVKALALSGSQPSDRWIFNESDDYDDYQTVENVQSPGVYLAMLAGGGAGAGTDAGTLAAQWQLLDPGTPTDNTEHYYRIQNGWQSFYWYESKEGLLKYGNMQEDGSDQWLVEKYNGRKLFKNRKTGHYINIAQMPDGHIQVSPLADKVHVDQAYIWTGKNTGDSTYVISNVIDKEPGKRPEKYISLQNLTKYAEYGVINPDWGSPKWRFVPVTEKKQELFRFRLNSVNGEEQYLQDGPVPAAQENGRKLAEGGVSVTEEVYGQHSGLEVQIADSCEKSAPAAGIGNESVGWTTQLEPAEEQAGLHSGAAVTPAAVTDMTVGQATYGTLDPEDDSFVWQLQEIPGTNGAVKIKNRGTGRYLSLQNFGEAIEQESPDLAVPTEQTVYDVWASIRWVVDMQLSGVSTIKSAWAGHYLYGAAGADGEPVIRISKAADASAMDSSQFTAEAVTEAPPAVPAYPLRFKNAQTGDYLYENEHGVVLYGQPAADNGYSHWTISGGTDGQLIVNRATGHYLTLTGDYSFLEGGAEPDTHGASVWKVSLAADYRNYLIRSLYGEYDDELINLSHKTGYAERGLLLDSEASAHWALEAAPAEFNRPAGEARNSDTSTPAQNDTNIVIIAPQSPAGKVLAERDGQPVYADSKDLTAKAEWLVQDVNGRKRIKNVQTGHYLSLDEKGAPELTSGGGEASQWVVEEKLGLMQISSADRSAVFAVDGNKQWGFVPVPKNIVYPGKDAFHGTGLLRFAVNAEQAGEYSAVLHYKNAASAGAALDVTVNGLPQGTAALTSGSGNWHEIPVKLALRAGMNTVTISSGDGDWSKVTVDSLTVKDSVAKAYRGATVPYISYEAEDAATNGELIGPSRKYRSVASEASGRQAVVLKDTGDYVEFALAEAANSIVLRYSIPDSPDGAGAEETLTLVVNGKRQQLSLTSKYAWEYGSYPWSNDPRQGSGHRFFDEIHALIGDAPAGAVIRLEKSAQDQAASYVIDLAELEQVAPALEMPAGYLPVTDYGAVPDDEGDDTAAFKAALAAAQAAGGGVWFPAGSFDVGDGLLDLYNADIRGAGIWYTRLNGAKFYGHGGKIRVLDLLIEGGINVRDDEAVTNAFHGAFGQGSLIQNVWIEHTKAGLWLTQPGGGKARTDGLHMVGLRIRNLMADGINFAVGTGNSMMEQSDIRYPGDDGIAMWSFTDDKLSDVNGSERTPSFNNTARFNTVALPWLADNIVVFGGRDNKIQDNIVKDTVTNGAGIAVSTRFSAEPFRGTTVVERNTLLRTGSYDSGYGVNLGAIWLYAGESDLNADVQIRGNTILDSTFSGLVAHGNMKLDGVVLTDNVIDGAGTSGVEVTPELTGSLLIDNLIIRGERMNLLANPAAGFTVREKNQGIATAVKPFTVKLADGQKGPFILKQGTAAELQVLDQAGADLTAQAEWSFAEADVAGIKDGRLQAVAAGNTLLSVSVNGSSRVYDLAVLKPDDTESGSPGGTGGSGGSAGTGAAAADGDARLSAAAAAGQREITVAAGAGGTARFSAAALRSAAAAVPGAVLVVTSGGAAYRFPLHRAESVLEAAGLADGTLEFALAPLSGAALEKLLADAGKQDLAVKGVPAGFTLSVLGGSGAAAVPVSGFGAAYAERTLTVDEAVSAGRAAALLYDAQSGTFRYVPALFEAAGGVTKVTVKSSVAGGVIAVALHPVSFSDLSGHWAKTEIELLAGKLILNGRGAGSFAPQQTVSRAEFAAMLVRSLGLLPEAAADAAAFSDVPAGAWFAADASAAARLGLVQGYADGTFRPEAPVTREQLAVMAARALKLVQSASALPEAVPAVGAGGMPAATAAGSVITTAAGSVIATSAANAAVTGAPVAVTDIAATSADLVAASQILDAYAAAIGEGAPAPDGSFTDAADIASWAQEAVNTLTAGGIMQGRPSGSFAPQAAASRAEAAVILARLLRAGRLLND; this is translated from the coding sequence ATGAAACGCTTCAGGTCACTGGTAGCTGGGCTGCTGGTGCTGCTGCTTATGCTGCCGGAGCTGTCTGTTTTTGGTGCGGGCGGGAGTCCGGCGGAAGCGGCAGGGGTCGGTGGAACAGGGGCAGGGCAGATTCCAACAGGCACAGTCCTGATCAGGAACAAGTGGAAAAGCAACTATCTGTATGAGACAAGCGAAGGAGTTGTAAGTTACGGGATGACCAATCCGGCAGATACGTCTGCGCACTGGAAGGTGGAAACATCGGAAGGTGTATCAAGGATCAAAAATGTCAAAACAGGCCACTACATCACGCTCGCCGGTAACGCCGGCAAAGAGGATTCCTTAAAAGCAGCAGCTAGTGCGGGTGAAGGGAGCGCATCCGAGCAGTGGCTGATTGATCTGTCGAACCGAAGCGGGTATATGGTCATCCGCAGTGCAACTGTGCCCGAAGGCAGGCTGGTCATCCATCAGGAAAATCAGCTCGGCTATGCCCAGGTCAGCTCGGACATTAATGTGACCTTTGAAAGCCCGCAGTGGGCTTTTATCGATCTGGGCGCAGCGCCTGCGGTGCGGCTGGAGAGCCGGATGCGTCCCGGTCAGGTGATGTATGAAGCAGAAGGCAAGGTACTCTATGGCAGAGCAGCGCTGGGCAATGAGGCCGCGCAGTGGTTTCTGGAGCCGGGGGAGGCTGCGGGGACAATAACGATCCGCAACCGTGCGACCGGACATTATATCAAGCAGAATACGGAGCACTGGTCCGGTGTTGCAGCGGAGGCTATTGATCCGGCTGACAAAGGGCTGAGCGAATGGTTCCAGGAAGCAGCCCTGGGCGATGACGGGGCAGGCTACATCACTCTGCGCAATCACGGACTGACCGACGGAGGCAAAGAGCTGTGGCTGAATCCGCAGTACGGCGATGATAACAATGTGCGCTCTAACAACTGGCCGGGCTGGGCAGGCAATCACAGTGCGCAGTGGATGATCGTGCCGGTTACAGAGCTGCAGCCTGTGCGGATAGCGGCGTATACCGATGCGCAGACGGCGGCGGATTACCTCTATGAAGCTTCCGGCGGAGCGTTAGCGCATGGGGCGGTTGCACCGGAGGCGGCAAATGAGAACAGCTATTTATGGTATGTCGAGGATTATGACGGCCATAAACGGCTGCGCAACGCGTCGAGCGGTCATTACCTGTCTTACACCGGGGATACGGTAAAAGCACTGGCGCTCAGCGGCAGCCAGCCGTCCGACCGGTGGATATTCAATGAATCGGATGATTATGACGATTATCAGACGGTTGAAAATGTGCAGAGCCCAGGCGTCTATCTGGCGATGCTGGCAGGCGGCGGAGCCGGTGCCGGAACGGATGCGGGTACACTTGCGGCGCAGTGGCAGCTGCTTGACCCGGGCACTCCGACCGATAACACTGAGCATTATTACAGGATTCAGAACGGCTGGCAGTCCTTTTACTGGTACGAGAGCAAGGAAGGGCTGCTGAAATACGGCAATATGCAGGAGGATGGCTCTGACCAGTGGCTGGTGGAGAAATATAACGGGCGCAAGCTGTTCAAGAACCGCAAAACCGGCCACTACATCAATATAGCGCAGATGCCGGACGGGCATATTCAGGTGAGCCCGCTGGCGGACAAAGTCCATGTGGATCAGGCTTACATCTGGACCGGAAAAAATACAGGTGACAGCACCTACGTTATATCCAATGTCATCGATAAGGAGCCGGGCAAACGTCCTGAAAAATATATTTCCCTGCAAAACCTGACTAAATATGCCGAGTATGGCGTTATTAATCCGGATTGGGGCAGCCCGAAGTGGAGATTCGTTCCGGTAACGGAGAAGAAGCAGGAGCTGTTCCGCTTCCGGCTTAACAGTGTGAACGGGGAGGAGCAGTATTTGCAGGATGGTCCTGTACCGGCTGCACAGGAGAATGGACGGAAGCTGGCGGAAGGCGGGGTTTCGGTTACGGAGGAGGTGTATGGTCAGCATTCCGGACTAGAGGTGCAGATTGCAGATTCTTGTGAAAAGAGTGCACCGGCCGCTGGGATAGGAAATGAATCCGTAGGGTGGACAACACAGCTGGAACCTGCTGAGGAGCAGGCGGGTTTGCACTCGGGAGCGGCCGTTACCCCTGCTGCTGTCACTGACATGACGGTCGGCCAGGCGACATACGGTACGCTTGACCCGGAGGATGACAGCTTTGTATGGCAGCTGCAGGAAATCCCGGGTACCAACGGGGCCGTGAAGATTAAGAACAGGGGGACGGGCAGATATCTCTCGCTGCAAAATTTCGGTGAGGCGATTGAGCAGGAGTCACCGGACCTGGCTGTTCCTACTGAGCAGACGGTCTATGATGTCTGGGCCAGCATCCGGTGGGTGGTAGATATGCAGCTATCAGGTGTTTCTACTATTAAAAGCGCCTGGGCCGGCCATTATCTGTACGGTGCAGCCGGTGCAGACGGAGAACCGGTCATCCGCATCAGTAAAGCGGCAGATGCCTCCGCTATGGACAGCTCACAGTTCACCGCCGAAGCGGTAACAGAAGCTCCACCTGCGGTTCCGGCATATCCGCTCAGATTCAAGAACGCGCAGACCGGCGACTACCTCTATGAAAATGAGCATGGTGTAGTCCTCTACGGCCAGCCTGCAGCGGATAACGGCTACTCGCACTGGACGATTTCAGGGGGAACGGACGGTCAATTGATTGTTAACCGGGCTACCGGCCATTACCTGACGCTGACCGGGGATTATTCATTCCTGGAGGGCGGCGCTGAGCCGGATACGCACGGTGCTTCAGTCTGGAAAGTAAGCCTCGCTGCAGATTACCGCAATTACCTGATCCGCAGTTTATACGGGGAATATGACGATGAACTGATTAATCTGAGTCATAAAACCGGCTATGCCGAGCGCGGCCTGCTGCTGGATAGCGAGGCATCCGCGCACTGGGCGCTGGAAGCAGCACCGGCCGAATTCAACAGACCGGCTGGTGAGGCGAGGAACAGTGATACCTCTACACCGGCGCAAAATGATACCAACATTGTGATAATCGCGCCGCAATCACCGGCTGGGAAAGTACTGGCTGAGAGGGATGGCCAGCCGGTTTATGCAGACAGCAAGGACTTGACTGCTAAGGCTGAGTGGCTGGTGCAGGATGTTAACGGCCGCAAAAGGATTAAAAATGTGCAGACCGGACACTATCTCTCACTTGATGAAAAAGGAGCGCCTGAGCTGACTTCCGGCGGAGGGGAGGCCTCGCAGTGGGTTGTGGAGGAGAAGCTTGGCCTTATGCAGATCAGCAGCGCAGACCGTAGCGCAGTGTTCGCTGTGGACGGCAATAAGCAATGGGGCTTTGTGCCGGTGCCTAAGAATATTGTGTATCCAGGCAAGGATGCCTTCCATGGCACCGGACTGCTGCGTTTTGCTGTAAATGCGGAGCAGGCCGGAGAGTACAGTGCGGTACTCCACTATAAAAATGCAGCTTCTGCAGGAGCTGCACTGGATGTAACGGTGAACGGGCTCCCGCAGGGTACAGCTGCGTTGACATCTGGCAGCGGTAACTGGCACGAGATACCTGTGAAGCTGGCGCTGAGAGCGGGTATGAATACCGTTACGATCAGCAGCGGCGATGGTGACTGGAGTAAGGTAACCGTTGACAGTCTCACCGTCAAGGACAGTGTGGCCAAAGCCTATCGCGGGGCTACAGTTCCTTATATAAGCTATGAGGCAGAGGATGCAGCTACGAACGGTGAGCTTATAGGTCCATCCCGCAAGTACCGCAGTGTAGCCTCGGAAGCCTCCGGGCGGCAGGCGGTAGTGCTTAAGGATACCGGAGATTATGTCGAGTTCGCCCTTGCTGAGGCAGCGAATTCCATCGTGCTCCGTTATTCCATCCCGGACAGTCCGGACGGTGCAGGGGCTGAGGAGACGCTGACGCTGGTGGTGAACGGCAAACGGCAGCAGCTGAGCCTGACCTCCAAATATGCCTGGGAATACGGCAGCTATCCGTGGTCGAATGATCCAAGGCAGGGCAGCGGGCACCGCTTTTTTGACGAAATTCATGCCCTGATCGGTGATGCTCCGGCGGGGGCTGTGATCCGTCTGGAGAAAAGTGCGCAGGATCAGGCAGCCTCTTATGTGATCGATCTGGCAGAGCTGGAGCAGGTTGCCCCTGCACTGGAGATGCCGGCAGGGTATCTGCCAGTGACGGATTACGGCGCTGTGCCTGATGATGAAGGTGATGACACTGCCGCCTTCAAGGCCGCGCTGGCTGCGGCACAAGCAGCCGGAGGCGGTGTCTGGTTCCCGGCAGGCAGCTTCGATGTCGGCGACGGTCTGCTTGACCTGTATAATGCAGACATCCGCGGAGCAGGGATATGGTACACGAGGCTGAACGGGGCCAAGTTCTACGGCCACGGAGGCAAAATCAGAGTACTTGATCTGCTGATCGAGGGCGGTATTAATGTGCGTGATGATGAGGCGGTTACGAACGCTTTTCACGGGGCGTTCGGACAGGGCTCGCTCATCCAGAATGTCTGGATCGAGCATACCAAAGCCGGGCTGTGGCTGACCCAGCCGGGAGGCGGGAAGGCGCGGACAGACGGCCTGCACATGGTCGGCCTGCGTATCCGCAATCTGATGGCGGACGGCATTAACTTTGCCGTGGGCACAGGCAACAGCATGATGGAGCAGAGCGATATCCGCTATCCGGGGGATGACGGGATCGCGATGTGGTCTTTTACCGATGACAAGCTGAGTGACGTTAACGGCAGTGAGCGGACGCCAAGCTTCAATAATACAGCCCGCTTCAATACCGTTGCGCTGCCTTGGCTGGCCGATAATATCGTCGTCTTTGGCGGACGGGACAACAAAATTCAGGATAATATCGTTAAAGACACCGTAACGAACGGTGCGGGTATTGCGGTATCGACCCGTTTCTCGGCTGAACCGTTCCGGGGGACTACGGTGGTAGAACGCAATACACTGCTTCGCACAGGCAGCTATGATTCCGGCTATGGAGTCAATCTGGGAGCCATCTGGCTGTACGCAGGCGAAAGCGATCTGAATGCCGATGTGCAGATCCGCGGCAATACGATACTGGACAGTACTTTCTCCGGACTGGTTGCACACGGCAATATGAAGCTGGACGGTGTTGTGCTCACGGACAACGTGATTGACGGGGCAGGCACAAGCGGTGTGGAAGTGACGCCTGAGCTGACCGGCAGCCTGCTCATCGACAACCTGATTATCCGCGGGGAGCGGATGAACCTGCTGGCAAATCCTGCAGCCGGGTTCACTGTCCGCGAGAAGAACCAGGGCATCGCAACTGCCGTTAAGCCGTTCACAGTGAAGCTGGCTGACGGGCAGAAGGGGCCTTTTATCCTGAAGCAGGGCACGGCTGCTGAGTTGCAGGTGCTGGATCAGGCTGGCGCGGATCTTACCGCACAGGCTGAATGGAGCTTTGCGGAAGCAGATGTTGCCGGCATTAAGGACGGCAGGCTGCAGGCTGTTGCAGCAGGGAATACCCTGCTGAGCGTGAGCGTGAACGGCAGCTCACGGGTGTATGACCTGGCTGTGCTGAAGCCGGACGATACGGAGTCCGGCAGCCCCGGCGGCACCGGAGGCTCCGGCGGCAGCGCAGGAACTGGCGCTGCTGCGGCGGACGGTGACGCCCGCCTGAGCGCTGCTGCTGCCGCAGGCCAGCGCGAGATCACGGTCGCTGCCGGTGCCGGCGGCACGGCGCGCTTCAGCGCAGCCGCCCTGCGGAGCGCGGCTGCGGCAGTGCCCGGCGCCGTGCTCGTGGTCACGAGCGGCGGCGCGGCCTACCGTTTTCCGCTGCACCGCGCGGAAAGCGTGCTTGAGGCGGCCGGCCTTGCAGACGGCACGCTGGAATTTGCGCTGGCTCCGCTAAGCGGCGCAGCGCTTGAGAAGCTGCTTGCCGACGCAGGCAAGCAGGACCTTGCGGTGAAGGGTGTGCCGGCAGGCTTCACCCTGAGCGTACTCGGCGGCAGCGGCGCAGCCGCCGTGCCGGTCAGCGGCTTCGGCGCTGCTTACGCAGAGCGGACGCTGACCGTAGACGAGGCGGTCAGTGCAGGCCGCGCGGCAGCGCTGCTGTACGACGCACAGAGCGGTACCTTCCGGTATGTGCCGGCCCTGTTTGAGGCAGCCGGCGGCGTAACGAAGGTTACCGTGAAGAGCAGCGTAGCCGGAGGCGTTATAGCCGTTGCGCTGCACCCGGTCAGCTTCAGTGATCTCTCCGGCCACTGGGCCAAGACCGAGATTGAGCTGCTGGCCGGCAAGCTCATCTTGAACGGCCGCGGCGCCGGCAGCTTTGCGCCGCAGCAGACCGTCAGCCGGGCCGAATTCGCGGCCATGCTGGTGCGCTCGCTCGGCCTGCTGCCGGAGGCTGCGGCTGACGCCGCCGCTTTCAGCGACGTGCCGGCCGGCGCATGGTTCGCAGCCGATGCGTCGGCGGCTGCCCGTCTGGGCCTGGTGCAGGGCTACGCGGACGGTACCTTCCGTCCGGAGGCTCCGGTCACCAGGGAGCAGCTGGCGGTGATGGCCGCCAGAGCACTGAAGCTGGTGCAATCCGCTTCAGCTCTGCCTGAAGCCGTACCTGCCGTAGGCGCTGGCGGAATGCCAGCCGCCACCGCCGCCGGAAGTGTTATCACCACCGCCGCCGGAAGTGTTATCGCCACTTCCGCCGCAAATGCTGCTGTGACTGGTGCACCTGTAGCCGTGACTGATATTGCTGCAACCAGCGCAGATCTGGTTGCAGCAAGCCAAATCCTTGACGCTTATGCTGCCGCGATCGGCGAAGGGGCACCAGCCCCCGACGGCAGCTTCACCGACGCTGCCGACATCGCTTCCTGGGCACAGGAAGCGGTGAACACCCTGACCGCCGGCGGGATCATGCAGGGACGGCCTTCCGGCAGCTTCGCGCCGCAGGCCGCCGCCAGCCGAGCTGAAGCGGCGGTCATACTGGCCAGGCTGCTGCGGGCCGGCAGATTACTGAACGATTAA
- a CDS encoding Lrp/AsnC family transcriptional regulator, producing MTSNLIDDTDYRILQYLIEDSTLSHKDIGALVHMTGQAVGARIRRMRELEIIEGYTVRWNPAKIGESLLAFVTVFLSSNAAHPPFQQFAKAHSSVIELHRVSGEGCYWMRVRLRGQEELNAFLDELLEFGNYRVNLGMGQLK from the coding sequence ATGACTTCCAACCTGATTGACGATACCGATTACCGCATCCTGCAGTATCTTATTGAGGACTCCACGCTCAGCCACAAGGACATCGGAGCACTGGTGCATATGACCGGACAGGCCGTAGGCGCGCGCATCCGCAGAATGCGGGAGCTGGAGATTATCGAAGGGTATACGGTACGCTGGAATCCGGCCAAAATCGGAGAAAGCCTCCTTGCTTTTGTCACTGTATTTTTGAGCTCAAACGCGGCCCATCCCCCTTTCCAGCAGTTTGCAAAAGCTCATTCTAGTGTAATTGAGCTGCACCGCGTCAGCGGCGAAGGCTGCTACTGGATGCGCGTGCGGCTGAGGGGGCAGGAGGAGCTGAACGCTTTTTTGGATGAGCTGCTGGAGTTCGGCAATTACCGGGTGAACCTGGGGATGGGGCAGCTTAAGTAG
- a CDS encoding MBL fold metallo-hydrolase, whose amino-acid sequence MKIQLIRNAALWLEYGGLSFLIDPMLSEKGANPPIVNTANDRRNPLVPLPGPAEQWLKPDVVLVTHLHQDHWDAAAVSLLAHNLPVLCQEGDQEKIGGQGFLNVTAVPDDKPLHFQNVTLTRAGGQHGTGETGELMGKVSGFIFKAEGEPVLYLAGDTIWCGEVKEALDEHLPEVVVVNAGGAQFVTGGLITMGEQDVVDVCRYAPDAAVIAVHMEAINHCLVTREMLRDRLAEEGLLERVRIPIDGEYCNPLK is encoded by the coding sequence ATGAAAATTCAACTGATCCGCAATGCCGCACTATGGCTGGAGTATGGCGGGCTTTCCTTCCTGATCGATCCTATGCTGAGCGAAAAGGGGGCCAATCCGCCAATCGTCAATACGGCCAATGACCGCAGAAACCCGCTGGTTCCGCTGCCCGGGCCCGCTGAGCAATGGCTGAAGCCGGATGTGGTGCTTGTTACACACCTGCATCAGGATCACTGGGATGCGGCTGCTGTCTCGCTTTTGGCGCATAATCTGCCTGTACTATGCCAGGAGGGAGATCAGGAAAAGATCGGCGGGCAAGGCTTCCTTAATGTTACTGCTGTGCCTGATGACAAGCCTCTGCATTTTCAAAATGTCACTTTGACGCGTGCAGGCGGACAGCACGGAACCGGGGAGACCGGGGAGCTGATGGGCAAGGTGTCCGGTTTTATTTTTAAGGCGGAGGGTGAGCCTGTACTGTATCTTGCCGGAGATACGATCTGGTGCGGGGAAGTTAAAGAAGCGTTGGATGAGCATCTTCCTGAAGTGGTAGTTGTTAATGCCGGGGGTGCACAGTTTGTAACTGGCGGGCTGATTACGATGGGTGAGCAGGATGTGGTCGATGTATGCCGCTATGCGCCGGACGCTGCGGTTATTGCGGTGCATATGGAGGCGATCAACCATTGTCTTGTAACCCGGGAGATGCTTAGAGACCGTTTGGCTGAAGAAGGACTGCTGGAGCGTGTGAGAATTCCTATAGACGGGGAATATTGCAATCCGCTTAAATAA
- a CDS encoding branched-chain amino acid ABC transporter permease → MVYGIIKLINFAHGDVFMVGSFIGLYSAKFLANAGLPPVLVLLLSLIISMTMSSLLGITIERLAYKPLRKSTRIAALITAIGVSFLLEYVGVLILGPQAKGFPDIMEKKQYQLFGTSIQVDSNQVMILITTIVLMIILQYIVRYTKTGKAMRAVSFDMEAARLMGINVDRTISATFAIGSALAAAAGVIFGMTYNSVDPLMGVMPGLKAFVAAVLGGIGSIPGALVGGLLLGTVETEISSLGYSSWRDGVAFAVLILILIFKPSGLFGKNVREKV, encoded by the coding sequence ATGGTTTACGGGATTATCAAGCTGATCAACTTTGCCCACGGTGATGTGTTTATGGTCGGATCGTTCATCGGCCTGTACAGTGCCAAGTTTCTGGCGAATGCCGGGCTGCCACCGGTGCTGGTGCTGCTGCTGTCGCTGATTATTTCAATGACGATGAGCTCGCTGCTTGGTATTACCATTGAACGGCTGGCCTACAAGCCGCTGCGCAAATCCACGAGAATTGCCGCGCTGATCACCGCAATCGGTGTATCCTTCCTGCTGGAATATGTCGGTGTGCTGATCCTCGGGCCTCAGGCCAAAGGATTCCCTGATATTATGGAGAAGAAGCAGTACCAGCTATTCGGAACCTCCATTCAGGTCGATTCCAATCAGGTGATGATCCTGATTACTACTATTGTTCTGATGATTATTCTGCAATATATCGTGCGTTACACAAAGACCGGTAAGGCGATGCGGGCTGTATCGTTTGATATGGAGGCGGCACGGCTGATGGGGATCAACGTAGACCGCACTATATCAGCAACCTTCGCTATCGGCTCGGCGCTTGCTGCAGCGGCCGGTGTAATCTTCGGCATGACCTATAATTCCGTCGATCCGCTCATGGGCGTAATGCCGGGACTCAAGGCTTTTGTAGCAGCAGTACTTGGAGGAATCGGGAGCATTCCTGGCGCGCTTGTCGGCGGATTGCTGCTGGGAACCGTTGAGACGGAGATCTCATCGCTTGGCTATTCATCCTGGCGTGACGGTGTTGCTTTTGCTGTGCTGATTCTGATCCTGATCTTTAAACCATCCGGGCTGTTTGGCAAGAATGTCCGGGAGAAAGTGTAG
- a CDS encoding branched-chain amino acid ABC transporter permease — protein sequence MKKLNTKFWLGTIIALAFYGIVQVLLTTGIFNDVTRSMLLLVGVNVMLAVSLNLINGITGQFSIGHAGFMSVGAYTSAILTLDYNVPFVLAIIIGGIVAAIFGVLIGMPTLRLNGDYLAIATLGFGEIIRIILLNTEYVGGASGLSGIPAKSTWTIIFFFTLFTVVLINNFIRSTHGRACLAIRENEIAAEAMGINTTLYKVIAFTIGALFAGMAGGLSAHTFYVITPGSFNFLKSFEILVMVVLGGLGSTAGSIVGAVFVTLLYTYLREFPEWRMIIYSIVLIMMMIFRPSGLLGKTRINFGKLGKKEAKANGSIDSSTP from the coding sequence ATGAAGAAGCTGAATACAAAATTCTGGCTGGGCACAATCATTGCCCTGGCGTTCTATGGTATCGTTCAAGTTCTTCTAACAACGGGAATATTTAATGATGTAACCCGGTCTATGCTGCTTCTGGTAGGCGTCAATGTCATGCTGGCGGTATCGCTTAACCTGATTAACGGAATTACCGGGCAGTTCTCGATCGGGCATGCCGGATTTATGTCCGTAGGCGCGTATACCTCGGCCATCTTGACGCTCGATTACAATGTGCCGTTTGTTTTGGCGATAATTATCGGCGGGATCGTTGCTGCCATCTTTGGTGTATTGATAGGGATGCCGACACTCCGTCTTAACGGCGACTATCTGGCTATTGCCACGCTGGGCTTCGGGGAGATTATCCGGATTATTCTGCTGAATACGGAGTATGTAGGCGGTGCCTCCGGCCTTAGCGGGATTCCGGCAAAATCCACCTGGACCATTATCTTCTTCTTTACCTTATTCACGGTTGTGCTTATCAACAACTTTATCCGCTCCACCCACGGCCGTGCCTGTCTGGCCATCCGTGAGAATGAAATTGCCGCAGAAGCAATGGGGATCAATACTACCCTGTACAAGGTTATCGCCTTTACCATTGGAGCACTATTTGCAGGTATGGCAGGCGGGCTTTCCGCGCATACGTTCTATGTTATTACGCCCGGCAGCTTCAACTTCCTGAAATCCTTCGAGATCCTGGTAATGGTCGTTCTTGGCGGTCTGGGCAGCACAGCAGGCTCCATTGTGGGAGCGGTATTCGTTACTCTGCTGTACACCTATCTGCGTGAATTCCCGGAATGGCGGATGATTATCTATTCCATCGTGCTGATTATGATGATGATTTTCCGTCCGAGCGGCTTGCTCGGCAAAACCAGAATCAATTTCGGCAAGCTCGGAAAAAAGGAGGCCAAAGCCAATGGCAGCATCGACAGCAGTACTCCTTGA